From one Triticum aestivum cultivar Chinese Spring chromosome 4B, IWGSC CS RefSeq v2.1, whole genome shotgun sequence genomic stretch:
- the LOC123092694 gene encoding J domain-containing protein spf31 isoform X1, which translates to MGSSEADDDQLLKSFLAEVSEAERDNEVVRILGCFKLNPFEHLKLSFDSSVDEVKKQYRKLSLLVHPDKCKHPQAQEAFGALAKAQQLLLDPQERGYILDQVTSAKEELRAKRKKELRKDSASKIKSQVDEGKYEEQFERSDEFQKQLIIKVREILTDKEWRRRKMQMRISEEEGRLKKDEEETKEMWKRKREHEEKWEETRDQRVSSWRDFMKTGKKARKGELKPPRLKTEDPNKSYVQRPVKRG; encoded by the exons ATGGGGTCGTCGGAGGCCGACGACGACCAGCTCCTCAAAAGCTTCCTGGCCGAGGTCAGCGAGGCCGAGCGCGACAACGAAGTCGTCAG GATACTTGGTTGCTTCAAGTTAAACCCTTTTGAGCATCTTAAGCTGTCTTTTGATTCTTCTGTGGATGAGGTGAAGAAGCAATATAGGAAG TTGTCACTGTTGGTCCATCCTGACAAGTGCAAGCATCCACAAGCACAAGAAGCTTTTGGAG CCCTGGCAAAAGCACAGCAGCTCCTACTTGATCCACAGGAAAGAGGGTACATTCTTGATCAAGTCACTTCTGCAAAAG AAGAACTGAGggcaaaaaggaaaaaagagtTGAGGAAAGACAGTGCATCTAAGATAAAATCCCAAGTAGATGAG GGAAAGTATGAAGAGCAGTTTGAAAGATCGGACGAATTTCAGAAGCAGCTAATAATTAAAGTTCGTGAGATTTTGACAGACAAAGAATGGCGTCGGAGGAAAATGCAGATGAGG atatcagaggaagaaggaagactGAAGAAGGACGAGGAGGAAACAAAAGAAATGTGGAAGAGGAAGAGAGAGCATGAAGAGAAGTGGGAGGAGACGAGAGACCAGCGA GTCTCTAGCTGGAGGGATTTCATGAAGACAGGAAAGAAG GCACGGAAAGGAGAGCTCAAACCTCCAAGGCTCAAGACTGAAGACCCGAACAAATCTTATGTTCAGAGGCCAGTAAAGCGTGGTTAA
- the LOC123092694 gene encoding J domain-containing protein spf31 isoform X2 gives MGSSEADDDQLLKSFRAEVSEAERDNEVVRILGCFKLNPFEHLKLSFDSSVDEVKKQYRKLSLLVHPDKCKHPQAQEAFGALAKAQQLLLDPQERGYILDQVTSAKEELRAKRKKELRKDSASKIKSQVDEGKYEEQFERSDEFQKQLIIKVREILTDKEWRRRKMQMRISEEEGRLKKDEEETKEMWKRKREHEEKWEETRDQRVSSWRDFMKTGKKARKGELKPPRLKTEDPNKSYVQRPVKRG, from the exons ATGGGGTCGTCGGAGGCCGACGACGACCAGCTCCTCAAAAGCTTCCGGGCCGAGGTCAGCGAGGCCGAGCGCGACAACGAAGTCGTCAG GATACTTGGTTGCTTCAAGTTAAACCCTTTTGAGCATCTTAAGCTGTCTTTTGATTCTTCTGTGGATGAGGTGAAGAAGCAATATAGGAAG TTGTCACTGTTGGTCCATCCTGACAAGTGCAAGCATCCACAAGCACAAGAAGCTTTTGGAG CCCTGGCAAAAGCACAGCAGCTCCTACTTGATCCACAGGAAAGAGGGTACATTCTTGATCAAGTCACTTCTGCAAAAG AAGAACTGAGggcaaaaaggaaaaaagagtTGAGGAAAGACAGTGCATCTAAGATAAAATCCCAAGTAGATGAG GGAAAGTATGAAGAGCAGTTTGAAAGATCGGACGAATTTCAGAAGCAGCTAATAATTAAAGTTCGTGAGATTTTGACAGACAAAGAATGGCGTCGGAGGAAAATGCAGATGAGG atatcagaggaagaaggaagactGAAGAAGGACGAGGAGGAAACAAAAGAAATGTGGAAGAGGAAGAGAGAGCATGAAGAGAAGTGGGAGGAGACGAGAGACCAGCGA GTCTCTAGCTGGAGGGATTTCATGAAGACAGGAAAGAAG GCACGGAAAGGAGAGCTCAAACCTCCAAGGCTCAAGACTGAAGACCCGAACAAATCTTATGTTCAGAGGCCAGTAAAGCGTGGTTAA